One genomic window of Pseudoxanthomonas sp. includes the following:
- a CDS encoding PAS domain-containing hybrid sensor histidine kinase/response regulator has product MISGWVLLGISIGYAVLLFGIAWFGDRYPLYPNRRWLRPAIYSLALAVYCSSWTFYGAVGSAVRNGIGYLPIYLGPLLLLIFGWRIIERLALVARSQNTVSIADFISSRYGRSRRLAALVTVIALVGVIPYLALQYKAVAMSLGVLTGYNPQTTSFFHDPALYVALLMALFAALFGTRQVDATEHHHGMMLAIALESIIKLAAIVAVGVFAWRWLGAREQALGESARTLFENAPPVGFFNQTLLGFLAIVCLPRQFHVAVVECGDVADVRRARWLFGAYLVVISAMVVPIATAGAELLGGHGAIAGDTYVLAFPLGIGNEGLAIAAYIGGFSAATGMVIVASIALATMVSNDLVMPILLRRGWGERHDAANMATRVLWIRRFTILVLALCAYAYHRNSNVDSTLASYGLIAFAAVAQFAPALFGALYWRGASRHGVELGMAVGFATWTYTLLLPTLSASGWLGPEWLTTGPFGVSWLRPQQLFNLTGWDPLTHGTFWSLLLNAGTMMIVSARWRPSLDERLRIVPFLDPYAQRRALIASEWPGNVRVADLVSLAQRVVGERHAGRAFAEQAQELGRELKPEANADRAWVQFTERLLASAIGAASARLVLTSVLRGSGMELGEVVAVLDEAGQELRFNREILSSTLENISSGVSVVDPDMRLVAWNRRYQTMFGYPEGMLYVGRPVADLIRYNAEKGELGDGQVEEQVNKRISYMRAGSPHVFERVRSDGQVIEMRGQPLPGGGYVTSYNDVTEFKRVELALLEVNENLEQRVAERSQEAESAQQSKTRFLAAISHDVLQPLNAARLFTSALRESGGDAAEQIRLAERVDASLRAAEELLDGLLDVSRMDANRLRAELTDFDAAEILRELAAQYAPVAGGRGLQLRIHTRGTAPVRSDRRLLRRVLQNFIANALRYTRSGRIVLGMRGRGALLELQVWDTGPGIPPQHMRQIFDEFQRYQQPFDWGEQGLGLGLSICQRISRVLDAPLDARSNVGKGSMFSITVPRAAGISEPAVRPRRAPASDSLAGLKVLCVDNDQEILDGMRVLLGRWGVDVITASTVDAALERVAEGPAVMLVDYHLHDRLEGLDTLDALRAASPRPIAGALLTADGRDELKVEARERGYRLLTKPVKPASLRSFLAAHTDRST; this is encoded by the coding sequence ATGATTTCAGGCTGGGTACTGCTGGGGATCTCGATCGGTTATGCCGTGCTGCTGTTCGGCATCGCCTGGTTCGGCGACCGCTATCCGCTCTATCCCAACCGGCGCTGGCTGCGGCCGGCGATCTATTCGCTTGCGCTGGCGGTGTACTGCTCCTCGTGGACCTTCTACGGCGCGGTCGGCAGCGCGGTGCGCAACGGCATCGGCTACCTGCCGATCTACCTGGGCCCGTTGCTGCTGCTGATCTTCGGCTGGCGGATCATCGAACGCCTGGCGCTGGTGGCGCGCAGCCAGAACACGGTGTCCATCGCCGATTTCATTTCCTCGCGCTACGGACGCTCGCGCCGGTTGGCGGCGCTGGTCACGGTGATCGCGCTGGTCGGGGTGATCCCGTACCTGGCGCTGCAGTACAAGGCCGTGGCGATGAGCCTGGGCGTGCTGACCGGCTACAACCCGCAGACCACCAGTTTCTTCCACGATCCGGCGCTGTACGTGGCGCTGCTGATGGCGCTGTTCGCCGCGCTGTTCGGCACCCGCCAGGTCGATGCGACCGAACACCACCACGGCATGATGCTGGCCATCGCGCTGGAATCGATCATCAAGCTGGCGGCGATCGTGGCGGTGGGCGTGTTCGCCTGGCGCTGGCTGGGCGCGCGCGAACAGGCGCTGGGCGAGTCGGCCCGCACGCTGTTCGAGAACGCCCCGCCGGTGGGCTTCTTCAACCAGACCCTGCTCGGCTTCCTGGCCATCGTCTGCCTGCCGCGCCAGTTCCACGTGGCGGTGGTCGAATGCGGCGACGTGGCCGACGTGCGCCGCGCGCGCTGGCTGTTCGGTGCGTACCTGGTGGTGATCTCGGCGATGGTGGTGCCCATCGCCACCGCCGGCGCCGAACTGCTGGGTGGCCATGGGGCGATCGCCGGGGATACCTACGTGCTGGCCTTCCCGCTGGGCATCGGCAACGAAGGCCTGGCCATCGCCGCCTACATCGGCGGGTTTTCGGCGGCCACCGGCATGGTGATCGTGGCCAGCATCGCGCTGGCCACCATGGTCAGCAACGATCTGGTCATGCCGATCCTGCTGCGCCGCGGCTGGGGCGAGCGCCATGACGCCGCCAACATGGCCACGCGCGTGCTGTGGATCCGCCGCTTCACCATCCTGGTCCTGGCGCTGTGCGCCTACGCGTACCACCGCAACAGCAATGTCGACAGCACCCTGGCCAGCTATGGCCTGATCGCCTTCGCCGCGGTGGCGCAGTTCGCCCCGGCATTGTTCGGCGCGCTGTACTGGCGCGGCGCCAGCCGCCACGGCGTGGAACTTGGCATGGCGGTGGGCTTTGCCACCTGGACCTATACGCTGCTGCTGCCCACCCTGTCGGCGTCGGGCTGGCTGGGGCCGGAGTGGCTCACCACCGGTCCCTTCGGCGTGTCGTGGCTGCGTCCGCAGCAGCTGTTCAACCTGACCGGCTGGGACCCGCTGACCCACGGTACGTTCTGGTCGCTGCTGCTCAACGCCGGCACGATGATGATCGTCTCGGCGCGCTGGCGTCCCAGCCTGGACGAACGCCTGCGGATCGTGCCGTTCCTTGACCCGTATGCGCAGCGGCGCGCGCTGATCGCCAGCGAGTGGCCGGGCAACGTGCGCGTGGCCGACCTGGTCTCGCTGGCCCAGCGCGTGGTCGGCGAGCGGCATGCCGGCCGCGCCTTCGCCGAACAGGCCCAGGAGCTGGGCCGCGAACTCAAGCCCGAGGCCAACGCCGACCGCGCCTGGGTGCAGTTCACCGAACGCCTGCTGGCCTCGGCCATCGGTGCCGCCTCGGCGCGCCTGGTGCTGACCAGCGTGCTGCGCGGCTCGGGCATGGAACTGGGCGAAGTGGTGGCGGTGCTGGACGAGGCCGGCCAGGAGCTGCGCTTCAACCGCGAGATCCTGTCCAGCACCCTGGAGAACATCAGCTCCGGGGTCAGCGTGGTCGATCCCGACATGCGCCTGGTCGCCTGGAACCGCCGCTACCAGACCATGTTCGGGTATCCCGAAGGCATGCTCTACGTCGGCCGCCCGGTTGCCGACCTGATCCGCTACAACGCCGAGAAGGGCGAGCTGGGCGACGGCCAGGTGGAAGAGCAGGTCAACAAGCGCATCAGCTACATGCGTGCCGGTTCGCCGCATGTGTTCGAACGCGTGCGCAGCGACGGCCAGGTGATCGAGATGCGCGGCCAGCCGCTGCCCGGCGGCGGTTACGTGACCAGCTACAACGACGTGACCGAATTCAAGCGCGTCGAACTGGCGCTGCTGGAGGTGAATGAAAACCTGGAACAGCGCGTGGCCGAGCGCAGCCAGGAGGCTGAATCGGCGCAGCAGTCCAAGACCCGCTTCCTGGCCGCGATCAGCCATGACGTGCTGCAGCCGTTGAATGCCGCGCGGCTGTTCACCTCGGCGTTGCGCGAAAGCGGCGGCGATGCAGCCGAGCAGATACGCCTGGCCGAACGCGTGGATGCCTCACTGCGCGCGGCCGAGGAACTGCTGGACGGGCTGCTGGACGTCTCGCGCATGGATGCCAATCGCCTGCGCGCCGAACTCACCGACTTCGACGCCGCGGAGATCCTGCGCGAACTCGCCGCGCAGTACGCGCCGGTGGCCGGTGGCCGTGGCCTGCAGCTGCGCATCCATACCCGCGGCACCGCGCCGGTGCGCAGTGATCGCCGCCTGCTGCGCCGGGTGCTGCAGAACTTCATCGCCAACGCGCTGCGCTACACGCGTTCGGGCCGGATCGTGCTGGGCATGCGTGGCCGCGGCGCGCTGCTGGAGCTGCAGGTGTGGGATACCGGGCCTGGCATTCCGCCGCAGCACATGCGCCAGATCTTCGACGAGTTCCAGCGCTACCAGCAGCCGTTCGACTGGGGCGAGCAGGGCCTTGGATTGGGCCTGTCGATCTGCCAGCGCATCTCGCGCGTCCTGGATGCGCCGCTGGATGCGCGCAGCAATGTCGGCAAGGGCAGCATGTTTTCGATCACCGTGCCGCGTGCAGCCGGCATCAGCGAACCAGCGGTGCGTCCGCGGCGCGCGCCGGCCAGCGATTCGCTCGCTGGCTTGAAAGTGCTGTGCGTGGACAACGACCAGGAGATCCTGGACGGCATGCGCGTGCTGCTCGGTCGCTGGGGCGTGGATGTGATCACCGCCAGCACCGTCGATGCAGCGCTGGAGCGCGTCGCCGAAGGCCCGGCGGTGATGCTGGTCGATTACCACCTGCACGATCGCCTGGAGGGACTGGATACGCTCGATGCATTGCGCGCTGCGAGTCCGCGCCCGATTGCCGGCGCGCTGCTTACCGCCGATGGCCGCGACGAGCTGAAGGTGGAAGCGCGCGAACGCGGCTATCGCCTGCTGACCAAGCCGGTGAAGCCCGCTTCGTTGCGCTCGTTCCTGGCCGCACATACCGACCGCAGCACCTGA